Below is a window of Acidobacteriota bacterium DNA.
TCCTCCGCGTCCTCTGCGGTTGTCATTTCCGTTTGTCTGGCTATAGTGTCCCGCATGCCCAAGCGCGCCCGCGTCCTCTCCCGCCGCATCGTCTTTCGCGGACCAGTCTTCTCCGTCACCAGCGAGCGCGTCCGCGAGCCCAACGGCATCACCGCTCGTCGCGACGTCATCCATCACCCCGGCTCGGTCGTGATCCTCGCCGTGGCCAAAGGTAGGAACGTCAAAGACAAGAACGACGCCGATCATCGCGTCCTGCTCGAGCGCCAGTACCGTTATGCCGCCGGACAATACCTCTGGGAACTCCCCGCCGGCCGCATCGACCGCGGCGAGCGTCCCCTGACCGCCGCCAAGCGCGAGCTGCTGGAAGAGACGGGATACACCGCGCGCCGCTGGCGCCGTCTGCTCTTCTACTACGCCAGTCCCGGCTTTCTCGATGAGACCATGCTCGTCTACCTCGCCCAGGATCTCACCCGCGGACGCGCGCGTCCCGAAGCCGACGAATCCATCCACACGCGCTTCTTCTCGCTTGCCGGGCTGGTCAAGGCGGCTGCCGTCGGCAGACTGCGCGACGGCAAAACCATCTCCGCCGTTCTCGCCTACGCCGCCCAAAAAAATGAAGGACGGTCATCCCTGACGATGCTGACGATACGATCACACGGTTCGCTCTCGCAGCGCCGTTCACCCGCCAAGGTTTGAACCCACCTTCCATCGGCCTTCATCCTCGGTAGGCCTTTGGAGGCGGGCGACCCGCCCGCCACGCGCACCGCGACCGGCGTCCCGCCACGCGCACCCACGATTTACAATCCCCTTTCGTGCCCACCTTCGACAACAAGACCATCGCCGGCATCTTCTACGAGACCGCCGACCTCATGGAGGTCCGCGGCGACGACCCTTTCCGTATCCGCTCCTACCGCCGCGCTGCTGAGGCCATCGAGTCCCTCCCCACGCAGATCGCCGAGCTCGTGGCTGAGCCCAAGCGCCTGCTCGAGATTCCCGGCATCGGCAAGGGCATGGCCGCGAACCTCACCCAGCTTTTCGCGGAAGGTAGACTCGCGCTCCACACCGAGCTGCTCAACCATTACCGTCCGGCGATGCTCGAGTTGCTGAAGATCTCTGGTCTCGGCCCCAAGACCATCGCCCTGATATGGGACGCCTTCCAGGTCTGCGACCTAGACGGCGTCGCCCAGCTCGCCACCGCGGGCAAACTGCGCGCGCTGCCCCGCCTCTCGGAAAAGTCGGAGCAGAAGATCCTGAAGTCGATCGAGAACTACCGCCGCATCTCCGGACGCTTCCTGCTCGACGACGCCGACCGTACCGCCGAAAAACTCATCGCGCACATCGCCGCCGCGCCCGGCGTGGAGAAG
It encodes the following:
- a CDS encoding NUDIX hydrolase, with amino-acid sequence MPKRARVLSRRIVFRGPVFSVTSERVREPNGITARRDVIHHPGSVVILAVAKGRNVKDKNDADHRVLLERQYRYAAGQYLWELPAGRIDRGERPLTAAKRELLEETGYTARRWRRLLFYYASPGFLDETMLVYLAQDLTRGRARPEADESIHTRFFSLAGLVKAAAVGRLRDGKTISAVLAYAAQKNEGRSSLTMLTIRSHGSLSQRRSPAKV